A window of the Hippoglossus stenolepis isolate QCI-W04-F060 chromosome 8, HSTE1.2, whole genome shotgun sequence genome harbors these coding sequences:
- the LOC118113094 gene encoding serine/arginine repetitive matrix protein 1 has protein sequence MQSQGSTSTQACFDSLSSSDSLLFSELDQVEDDADVFLTDGSSSGGATANGDRGSESPGSQWTCDGFTDKEEEEESYRLESGGKEADETGPSSQAAKSHGDLQFAQKCAELQGFVRPLLELLSGLKRGRFERGLSTFQQSVAMDRIQRIVGVLQRPNSGEKYLNTLLQVEMMLKLWFPQISTPPVSSNSSVATSSALSLQDTSSSTPPHKHRDQLHIPVKKRRLSWTGTCTPTPSPLLLKCPHVRTEEKRVKRDHDERDKPSAPPPPPPSLASDANQISPDVAGDRRLTANTKGKDNDSEDRGKLSNYKAGQSSEPSLTWVHVAPILSPRKAHPSHEGAAAGSNGENQPISATPPPSRRGSPTRKNKAISSSKPSKRPKNLKEPTPCQSQPVAGQQSENATVAACQGQSQSPLPRACPSPVKT, from the exons ATGCAGTCCCAGGGCAGCACTTCCACCCAGGCCTGCTTCGATTCCCTGAGCTCCAGCGACAGCCTCCTGTTCAGCGAGTTGGATCAGGTGGAGGACGACGCGGATGTCTTCCTCACAGACGGCTCCTCCTCGGGAGGGGCTACGGCCAATGGCGATAGGGGGTCGGAAAGCCCAGGGTCCCAGTGGACGTGCGATGGCTTCACagataaagaggaagaggaggagtcgTACAGGTTGGAGAGTGGTGGCAAAGAGGCGGACGAGACGGGCCCTTCAAGCCAGGCCGCGAAATCACACGGCGACCTGCAGTTTGCTCAGAAG tgTGCTGAGCTGCAGGGTTTTGTCAGGcccctgctggagctgctgagtgGCCTGAAGAGGGGTCGATTCGAGCGCG GTTTGAGTACTTTCCAGCAGAGTGTTGCTATGGATCGAATCCAGAGGATTGTGGGGGTTCTGCAGAGACCAAACAGCGG TGAGAAGTACCTGAACACTCTGCTCCAGGTGGAGATGATGCTAAAGCTTTGGTTTCCTCAGATCTCTACTCCGCCGGTCTCCTCAAACTCCAGCGTGGCCACATCCTCTGCCCTCTCCCTCCAAGACACTTCCAGCTCCACGCCGCCGCATAAGCACAGAGATCAGCTACATATTCCCGTCAAG aagCGCAGACTCAGCTGGACAGGTACATGCACTCCCACGCCTTCCCCGCTGCTTCTCAAGTGCCCTCATGTcagaacagaagagaagagggtgAAGCGAGATCATGATGAAAGGGACAAACCCTCtgcccctcctccacctcctccatcattGGCATCTGATGCAAATCAAATTTCCCCAGATGTGGCCGGTGACAGACGGCTAACTGCGAACACAAAGGGAAAGGACAATGACAGCGAGGACCGAGGCAAGCTATCAAACTACAAAGCAGGTCAAAGCTCTGAGCCGAGTCTGACGTGGGTTCACGTCGCCCCCATCCTGTCCCCACGAAAGGCCCACCCCTCACATGAGGGCGCAGCGGCGGGGAGTAACGGCGAAAACCAGCCTATCAGTGCCACTCCCCCACCGAGCAGGAGGGGCAGCCCCACTAGGAAAAACAAGGCCATCTCTTCATCTAAGCCTTCCAAGCGTCCCAAAAACCTGAAGGAGCCAACCCCGTGCCAAAGCCAGCCTGTTGCCGGACAACAGAGTGAGAATGCGACAGTCGCTGCCTGTCAGGGTCAGAGCCAATCTCCGTTACCCAGGGCGTGCCCCAGCCCGGTAAAGACCTGA